In Winkia neuii, a genomic segment contains:
- a CDS encoding inorganic phosphate transporter, with amino-acid sequence MELTLVLVALVVVLALSFDFTNGFHDAANAIATSVSTRALTPRAALIMAASMNIVGALLGTEVAKTIGQGIIDISQYSEAADPSLRLHGLVIILAALIGAITWNLITWWFGLPSSSSHALIGGLVGAGLASATQVQWSGIVEEVVIPMFASPLLGFAVSYLVMKLVLALCANLQYHRTMRHFRIAQTISAGAMALGHGLQDAQKTMGVIVMALMAGGYHGIDTNGELTIPLWVKLAAALAISAGTYSGGWRIMRTLGRKVIELDPAHGFVAETVAASVLYLAAYVFHAPVSTTHTITAGIMGVGATRRLSAVRWGMAGNIAVAWVLTMPAAALVAGLLYLPLHLLIGA; translated from the coding sequence GTGGAACTCACACTAGTCCTAGTCGCCCTGGTGGTAGTACTGGCACTAAGTTTCGACTTCACCAACGGTTTTCACGACGCTGCCAACGCGATCGCTACCTCGGTATCCACCCGCGCACTAACGCCGCGTGCTGCCCTAATCATGGCCGCGTCCATGAATATCGTGGGCGCGCTTTTAGGCACCGAAGTTGCCAAAACCATTGGTCAGGGCATTATCGACATCAGCCAGTACTCTGAAGCGGCAGATCCGAGCCTGCGCCTACACGGGCTGGTAATCATTCTGGCTGCCCTAATTGGTGCAATTACCTGGAACCTGATCACCTGGTGGTTCGGCCTGCCTTCCTCGTCCTCGCACGCCCTAATCGGCGGCCTGGTGGGCGCAGGTCTAGCCTCTGCCACCCAGGTGCAGTGGAGCGGCATTGTTGAAGAGGTCGTCATCCCCATGTTCGCCTCGCCACTGCTGGGCTTCGCAGTTTCCTACCTGGTAATGAAACTGGTTCTGGCCCTGTGCGCCAATCTGCAGTATCACCGTACAATGCGCCATTTCCGCATCGCCCAAACCATTTCGGCCGGGGCAATGGCCCTAGGGCACGGCCTCCAGGACGCCCAGAAAACAATGGGCGTCATTGTTATGGCACTGATGGCCGGCGGCTACCACGGCATTGACACTAATGGCGAACTAACCATCCCTCTGTGGGTGAAGCTCGCCGCAGCACTAGCAATTTCTGCCGGCACTTACTCTGGCGGTTGGCGAATCATGCGCACCCTCGGCCGCAAGGTCATCGAGCTAGACCCCGCGCACGGCTTCGTAGCCGAAACGGTTGCAGCCTCGGTACTCTACCTTGCCGCCTATGTCTTCCACGCCCCCGTTTCCACCACGCACACCATCACCGCCGGCATTATGGGCGTTGGCGCAACCCGCCGCCTGTCGGCAGTGCGCTGGGGAATGGCCGGCAACATCGCCGTAGCGTGGGTACTAACCATGCCCGCCGCAGCACTGGTTGCAGGCCTGCTATACCTGCCCCTACACCTGCTGATTGGGGCCTAA
- a CDS encoding DUF47 domain-containing protein, translated as MAQTALRLKDATELLAQIIHANPEDRPPLRDKLHDVEHAADELTHQISRKLNQTFVTPLDRDDIQMLAYALDDCVDQVDEGGGLIVTYNVDAFPKQLSVQVDVLQRCAELTADAMPRLNGLSDLRDYWVEINRLENEGDVAYNKLLAKLFNSDLDPIDIIKLKDIIDSLEEGIDSFETLANTIETIAIKES; from the coding sequence ATGGCGCAGACCGCGTTGCGGCTGAAAGACGCAACTGAGCTGCTGGCACAGATCATTCACGCGAATCCCGAGGATCGCCCTCCTCTTCGCGACAAGCTGCACGACGTGGAGCACGCCGCTGACGAGCTCACCCACCAGATTTCCCGCAAACTCAACCAGACTTTCGTCACTCCCCTAGACCGGGATGACATCCAGATGCTTGCCTACGCCCTAGACGATTGCGTGGATCAGGTGGACGAGGGCGGCGGCCTGATCGTCACCTACAACGTGGACGCCTTCCCCAAGCAGCTTTCCGTGCAGGTAGACGTGCTGCAGCGATGCGCAGAACTGACTGCAGACGCCATGCCCCGCCTGAACGGCCTTTCCGACTTGCGCGACTACTGGGTAGAAATCAACCGCCTGGAAAACGAGGGCGACGTTGCCTACAACAAGCTACTCGCCAAACTGTTCAACTCTGATCTAGATCCGATCGATATTATTAAGCTGAAGGACATCATCGATTCCTTGGAAGAAGGCATTGATTCCTTCGAGACTTTGGCAAACACGATCGAAACGATCGCGATCAAGGAGTCCTAA
- the pstA gene encoding phosphate ABC transporter permease PstA yields the protein MSDTSRARSSSSALAPSSSSDARPQAPKNNPFAPADPGLNRRRAIKDKISTVVVSICFILAMIPLVSLLWITVARGGARLLRDFPYFVAVSMKGVSGGMDAGGIYHAIIGTLIITALATLISAPIGLFTAVYVTEYGGNNKLARAIMFFVDVMTGVPSIVAGLFALSAFALLVKPGYQAGIVGAVALSVLMIPTVVRGCQEMLLLVPQELREAALALGVPKWRVILKVVLRTAAGGITTSIMLAIARIIGETAPLLFTAGLVNWINFDPFKGQMTTLPVYAYRQYSQGLVPCKGGGTCIADINYQRAWAAALALIILVMALNIIARAIATAVAPKGRN from the coding sequence ATGTCTGATACGTCAAGGGCCCGCAGCTCCTCGTCTGCGCTCGCCCCATCCTCGTCCTCGGATGCCCGCCCGCAGGCCCCGAAGAATAACCCGTTCGCGCCTGCTGATCCGGGTCTGAACCGACGCAGGGCAATCAAAGACAAGATCTCGACCGTAGTGGTTTCGATCTGCTTTATCCTGGCCATGATCCCACTGGTGTCCCTGCTGTGGATTACCGTCGCTCGGGGCGGGGCCAGATTACTCAGGGATTTCCCCTACTTCGTGGCAGTGTCCATGAAGGGTGTCTCGGGCGGCATGGATGCGGGCGGCATCTACCACGCCATCATTGGTACCCTGATCATCACCGCCCTGGCAACCCTCATATCGGCGCCAATTGGCCTATTCACCGCCGTGTACGTTACCGAATATGGCGGCAACAACAAGCTGGCTCGGGCAATCATGTTCTTCGTGGACGTCATGACCGGCGTCCCCTCGATCGTCGCCGGCCTGTTCGCCCTGTCAGCCTTCGCGCTGCTAGTAAAGCCCGGATACCAGGCAGGCATCGTAGGTGCGGTGGCACTGTCAGTACTCATGATCCCCACCGTGGTGCGCGGCTGTCAGGAAATGCTGCTGCTGGTACCGCAGGAATTACGAGAGGCGGCACTCGCCCTCGGCGTGCCCAAGTGGAGGGTAATCCTGAAGGTCGTACTGCGCACCGCAGCTGGCGGCATCACCACGTCGATCATGCTGGCAATCGCCCGCATCATTGGCGAAACAGCCCCGCTGCTGTTCACCGCGGGCCTGGTCAACTGGATTAACTTTGACCCGTTCAAGGGGCAGATGACCACGCTGCCGGTGTATGCCTACCGGCAGTACTCGCAGGGCCTAGTGCCCTGTAAAGGCGGTGGCACTTGCATCGCCGACATCAACTACCAGCGTGCTTGGGCCGCCGCCCTCGCGCTAATCATCCTAGTAATGGCCCTGAACATTATTGCGCGTGCAATTGCAACGGCCGTTGCCCCGAAGGGGCGCAACTAA
- the pstB gene encoding phosphate ABC transporter ATP-binding protein PstB has product MSTRIEVRNENIYYGDFLAVRGVNMEIEPNSITALIGPSGCGKSTFLRTLDRMHEAIPGAHVEGEVLIEGKNIYDKDVDPVQVRRLVGMVFQRANPFPTMSIYENVLAGVRLNSRRLAKSDADALVEESLRSANLWDEVKDRLDRPGSSLSGGQQQRLCIARTVAVRPKVVLMDEPCSALDPISTLAIEDLMIKLKENYTIVIVTHNMQQAARVSDRTGFFNLEGAGKPGVLVEIDKTDKIFSNPSNKATEDYVSGRFG; this is encoded by the coding sequence GTGTCTACTCGCATTGAAGTTCGCAACGAAAACATCTACTACGGCGATTTCCTAGCCGTCCGCGGCGTCAATATGGAAATTGAGCCGAACTCGATCACCGCGCTGATCGGCCCTTCCGGGTGCGGTAAATCTACTTTCCTTCGCACTCTAGATCGCATGCATGAAGCGATCCCCGGCGCCCACGTCGAGGGCGAAGTGCTAATTGAAGGCAAGAACATTTACGACAAGGACGTGGACCCGGTACAGGTGCGCCGCCTAGTAGGCATGGTGTTCCAGCGGGCAAATCCGTTCCCCACCATGTCCATCTACGAGAACGTGCTGGCGGGGGTGCGGCTAAACTCGCGTCGTCTAGCCAAGTCTGACGCAGACGCGCTGGTCGAAGAATCCCTGCGCAGCGCAAACCTGTGGGACGAGGTCAAGGACAGGCTGGACCGGCCCGGCTCTTCGCTCTCCGGCGGCCAGCAGCAGCGCCTGTGCATTGCCCGCACAGTGGCAGTGCGCCCGAAGGTAGTGCTGATGGACGAACCCTGTTCGGCACTAGACCCCATCTCGACGTTGGCGATCGAAGACCTGATGATCAAGTTGAAAGAGAACTACACGATCGTCATCGTCACCCACAACATGCAGCAAGCGGCGCGTGTCTCTGACCGCACCGGCTTCTTCAACCTGGAAGGTGCCGGCAAGCCCGGCGTGCTGGTAGAGATCGACAAGACCGACAAGATCTTCTCGAACCCCTCCAACAAGGCAACCGAAGACTACGTGTCCGGGCGCTTCGGCTAA
- a CDS encoding FABP family protein, with product MFTIDADLPRTLYPLAWLVGSWRGYGSQVVPDGDDHMIIQEITFTAQGEELLQTTTTYAATPREGDIPVTATAREGVGGLEKGEQLWQEEARWRVRNVADSGSGPVQASIEVSSKGHPMASGTWDGMASGPRISIKLASDTAAPAKASRMFGLVNSELFWTQDVARGDQGGTDFSGRLAKVENAD from the coding sequence ATGTTCACTATTGATGCTGATTTGCCCCGCACCCTCTACCCGCTAGCCTGGCTAGTCGGATCGTGGCGCGGCTATGGTTCGCAGGTCGTTCCAGATGGGGATGACCACATGATCATCCAAGAAATCACGTTCACCGCTCAAGGCGAAGAATTGCTGCAAACCACCACCACTTACGCAGCCACGCCTAGGGAAGGCGATATTCCCGTCACCGCCACGGCGCGCGAGGGCGTAGGCGGCCTCGAAAAGGGCGAACAGCTTTGGCAAGAAGAAGCCAGGTGGAGGGTGCGGAACGTGGCGGACTCCGGTTCGGGTCCCGTGCAGGCCAGCATCGAAGTGTCGAGCAAGGGCCACCCCATGGCAAGCGGCACCTGGGATGGTATGGCTTCCGGCCCCCGAATCTCGATCAAACTGGCCTCCGACACGGCTGCCCCGGCAAAGGCGTCGCGCATGTTTGGGCTCGTAAACAGCGAATTGTTCTGGACGCAGGACGTGGCCCGCGGCGACCAGGGTGGCACGGACTTCTCGGGCCGTCTTGCGAAGGTTGAAAATGCAGATTGA